tttatagactaaaatttaacttttgtAATATACTATTATATAGATTATTTAATAAagatattttaacataattagaaTTTTTATCTAtaagtatgataaatatttttattagataaatttagttaatcaaatattttaataagattacatttttatatataaatgttataaatctttatatataataaaatatatatttaaaattatgaaGTCAGTAAATGTAGAGTATATTTGGCCgttcaaatttttttctatattttctatAGAATATAGATAATTtgttatgattaattaattaattgacaGAATATTTATTTAAATCTTTTTTCCTTCTAAAGTTGCGTTTTACATATAACCGAATGTCTAGTGTAATGGGCCAATTTAGCCCGGGCCCGTataaaaacaaaaccaaaatgaataaaaatacatTAACAATCCAAAAAAGTCCATTTAGTTAATGTCCTATTACAAGCCCAAAACAGTCACTCTAGCCCAAATCTAGTGGCCCAATACCCAACTAACCCAAGTGGCCCAAGGTTTGAAAATAGGGCAGAACCCTAGCAGCAAGGAACACCGCAGCCCTAGCCTCCAGCACGCCTCCGTACGACCCCCTGCGCACCTCCGTACAGCCTTCACGCACCACCCGTACCCGAGCGCCAGCACACCCGCACCTGCAAGGAGACAAACAAGCAACAACagcaaagaaaaacaaaaagaaaaaacattGTATTTTTTGTTTTTCGTTAATTTTTCCTCTTtcctttcggctataaagccagagTTTGAGTCTTTGTAAAAGGTTACGCTGAGAGAGAATACGAACACACAATACAGCCACAATACTCGCATATTGAATACAAGGCAATAGCAAAGAAAAGGTGATTTGAGATTAAAATTTGCGGGTTTCTTCTTCTCTACTTTTTCTTtctgcatttctttttctttttttttttctttatttgcaTTCAAATGTAAAAAAGGGGGAAAGGAAGAGTTACCTCAAAAGCATGCCATGGATCTCCTCTTGCTTTGTTAAAATCGAAGCTAGGAGGAGACTAAAAGGCTGAAAGGCGTTCTCTCCAACCCCAAATCTGTTGGCTGCTGCGAAGGGAAGGGAAATCGGCAGTTTCAATGAGGACTTAGGGTTTGGAAAAGGAGAGGATGAAGGGGGTTCGGCTGAATGGGGTGCTCTGTTGTGGGATTTTAAGGCAGTAGAAACGGTACCGCTTAGACCAAGGATAATGGTCTCAAACGGCGCCGTCTAGGTCTCCCACTCTATGCCCGATCCGACCCGTTTCTTCGACCCTCAAGATCCGCGCGTTTATCGCAGTGAAGGGAAATTTTCACATTTAGTCCCTTCCTTTTGCACTGATGCTTAGTTAGACCGAGTCCAGTTTCCTTTATTTTTTAAATCTGCCCTATAATTTGTACATATTTTCACTTTAGTCCGCGTCTTAATGCTGAGTTGCGAGGACTGGTATATTTCCAGTTTAGATCCTTCTGCATTATTGCGCCTCGCACATTGGTCCTCCTTGTTATTTGTtctgttttcttaattttcccttgttgttttagtttaatttcaATCAAGCCCTTGTTCATGTACATGTAAACctttttgtttatttcaaaccattttagttattttaaacTTTGTATTAAATTGTTTCATGTTACTCATTTTGAATAGTTTTATATACATtctgttttaaatattttttatatgtacatatattttaaaaattgtttCATTATTTGTTGTGAGTTTTATTATGTGAATATTATTGTTTTAaacttttatgtatatattaacaTTATCTATTGTTAacgtttttatatatattattcatataTAAATCATTCATATATAAATCTTTTTATGTATACAATGTTCTATTTCAGATTTCCTTTCatgaattatattttaaactatttatattttattttaaatatattcttaaactttatttatttactttaaaatattttatttattatccaCTTTAAGGTTCTTCTTTCAGTATTATGTATTTTGTATTTATAtacgtatgtatatatgtatCTACTTTAAAccattattcattttatttaccACTTATTTCCTATATATATCTGATCATATATTTTAATATGCTATTCAAATGTgctttgtatatatatgttttacataaaatttaagttattttatatcCATTTACATTAGTACATGTTTTTGATTTACATCCATTATCAAacctatattatatatatatatatagttttctTTATACATAAACATGCTTTTAAGCCCATcataatttatagtaaaataaTTCAATCTCGAGTACGGTTTTACGTTTTTACAAGCAATTATTTCTAGTttttttcatacatatatatatataatttgtgataaaatcaatccatttttctttatatatataattcatatttttaattccaTGTTATTTTGTATATAGTTGCTTCAAAATTCACTCATATGTACATAAACactttttatatatgtatataaattgtTTCAAATTCTAGCATATATTACTTGATTGTTAGTCCATCATTTTTGGTCCATTATTTTTGTGTCGTGTTGATTCTATATCGTTGGTACCTCATGTGTTAATTATCTTCGCGATACCTCTTGTATATTTGCTACGTGGTATTTGCGCATTCTTATATGTCATCACATCGATTATTCTCCATGTATTATTGCAACCGGATCACACTTTTAGGTTAGCTATTTAATTATTAGTATGTTAGTTGATCACATCTCGTATATGCCTATTACCTCATATCATCATTTTccatcttgtttttttttttttgaaatgtggtttttCCATAAAACCCAAATCTTATGATTAATTTCGccttatttcaaatcgaattaatacgtcttaagctagttttataatcATGTCTCTtaaaattcttcaaaacgaagacgagattcgatgctcggcaattcgcggaatcgtgccctaacgtgttgggttgcaatttcgcgtttgcttaaaataatcgaatatctcttcAAAGTTTCACTCATgccttttaaaaattctttaaaacgaaggtaaagtttgatatttggcaattcgcggaatcgtgccctaacgtgctgggttgtgatttctcgtttgctcaaaacgATTGAATATCCCTTTAGGTTTTCATTCGTGTCTTCTAAAAACCTTTTAAAACaaaggcaatactcggtgtttgataattcgagaatcatgccctatcgtgctgggttgtgatttctcgtttgctcaaaacaatcgaatattcctttaggttttcactcatgtttattaaaaatcTTTCAAAGCGAAggcgatgttcgatgtttggcgatttgagaatcgagccctatcgtgctgggttgcgctttttcatttgttcCAAATAATCGAACATCTCTTCGGGATTTCACACGTATTTTCTAAGGTAAGGCAATGGtcaatatttggaaattcgaggaatcataccctactgtgctgggtttcggttttccGTTGGACTAAACTATTGAACATCCTTTTGTGATTTTTAAATTATAgattttcggacgtcgaaacaagaagattttgacAATCAACTCGAGTTATTCAAGCGTTAtaaaaaagaaccacatttcaaaaactttttaattttagacataaggacagtacttaatcgattcggtaccaattttgggcgtagtgagggtgttaATGCTTCCTcatgtgtaaccgactcccgaacccgttttctcaaaagttcgtagaccaaaatcattgttttaataaaccaaaaaatgttttattaaactaACCTCatttttaggtgatccgatcacattaaaacaaaagatcggtggcgactccatatttctgtttttcaaaagtcgatttccccctttttcttaaatttaaaatttttttaaatcgtGGGATGGTTTCGACAGCTAGTACGTTAGAATGTGAGCGTTTAAGAGCAAGCAGCCAATAAGGGAATGGATGCTGTAGATTACTGCTCATGCTGATCGTCTTCATGAAGTTGACTGGCATCAATGTATCAAAGAAGAAATGCAAAGGTGTAGCCTAGGGCAGCTGAAGCTAAaaagaattattaaatatgaCTGGTCTGTACGCAGGTATTTAGTTTACGGTTGCTTTGCTTTTAACTTGATAGCAACATTCATTGCACAGAACCAGAGTAAGACAACTCTAGTCTCACAATAAACTAAGTACAATACCTCTAGAGATCAGAATCAGAAATGAAGAGCATGCTTTTCTTTAATtgtgtatgtatgcatgtatattTTAGCTTGATGATGAATCACGACTGCTTTGTCCAAGTGTAGATGGAGCAGGACTAGGAGTTGGACTTAATTCAAGCCCTTTTTCAGTTAAGCTGGGGCTCAGTTGCCTAATCTGGGGGCTATACGCCTTTTCCAAGACTGAAGATGTATTGGGACTCTGCATACGGTGGATTTCTCCACGACTTGTCGTGATAATTTGATCCAGAATTTCTGCACCATCCATAGTAGTAGTGGTCCTTCCCTCAAGTTCCAGGTCCTGTTATGCCAAATTGAAGCACCAAAACTGAGCTTCATGATGAAGTAAGTAAAAAGTAAGGTTGAAAGAACTAGCAAGCATACTTCAAATGCCATGTACGGAATGGGCGGTGCTTCCTCAAATTCTGCAGCATCAAGGTCTTGAAGATGGACAGCTTTGAAAAACATGGGGAGCAAGTATTGCCTCACTGGCACAAGAAGCATGATCAACAGTGGAAAAAGGACTCCAGCTAGAGGGATCCATGTTATGCCAAAGCATACAAGCAAGTATATTGTCTGGAACAAGGTGAAAGTGGCAATAGTTTTGAAGGGAACTGTCTCAACAAAGGTTGCATGATACTCCTCCAGCACCCTGTCACATCAAATTTTGAGGAAATAGACTGGGTATATGCATGATAGTTTTTATGATATACCCAATGAAAAAGCGTACTTGTATCTTCGACTTGGAGCAGTGAACAGCAGTAATATTCTCTCCCAAAATTGATTTCCGGGCAAGCTTTCAATGGCCATGAAAGCAAAATAACCCCAAAGAACAGCAGCGGGGATCTTCTTAAGAAGAGGCATAGCTGCGACACACCCACCAACCATCAGTGCCTGAAGCAGGTTACTGAGACGCTGTTCTTTGACTTCAACAGGTAAAAGCTCATCGATTTCCTTATCCACGTCAAATATGGTGCCATCCACAGGTGCATCAATGCAGCCAGTACTTGAGGC
This is a stretch of genomic DNA from Gossypium arboreum isolate Shixiya-1 chromosome 11, ASM2569848v2, whole genome shotgun sequence. It encodes these proteins:
- the LOC108455359 gene encoding uncharacterized protein LOC108455359 — its product is MPVNFMKTISMSSNLQHPFPYWLLALKRSHSNTAPFETIILGLSGTVSTALKSHNRAPHSAEPPSSSPFPNPKSSLKLPISLPFAAANRFGVGENAFQPFSLLLASILTKQEEIHGMLLRCGCAGARVRVVREGCTEVRRGSYGGVLEARAAVFLAARVLPYFQTLGHLG